Proteins from a genomic interval of Arachis hypogaea cultivar Tifrunner chromosome 10, arahy.Tifrunner.gnm2.J5K5, whole genome shotgun sequence:
- the LOC112715163 gene encoding chaperone protein dnaJ A6, chloroplastic, translating into MAITHFGSTFATQWGIRPQVFARSSIVSKTTSSSHNVTSRVSFIAAPASSFFSRDSSRALFNMSSSQTYHRRGSRLIVRAETDYYSVLGVSRNASKSEIKSAYRKLARNYHPDVNKDPGAEQKFKDISNAYEVLSDDEKRSIYDQYGEAGLKGSGMGMGDFSSPFDIFETLFEGMGGMGGMGSRGAWNGAIDGEDEYYSLVLNFKEAVFGVEKEIEIRRLDSCGTCNGSGAKPGTKSSRCSTCGGQGRVVSSTRTPLGIFQQSMTCSSCNGTGETSTPCSTCSGDGRVRKTKRISLKVPPGVDSGSRLRVRNEGNAGRRGGAPGDLFVVIEVIPDPVLKRDDTNILYTSKVSYIDAILGTTIKVPTVDGMVDLKVPAGTQPGTTLVMARKGVPLLNKSNMRGDQLVRVQVEIPKRLSSDERKLIEELADLSKGKSKAAASGTRR; encoded by the exons ATGGCAATTACACATTTTGGTAGTACGTTTGCAACTCAATGGGGAATTCGTCCTCAGGTTTTCGCAAGATCCAGCATAGTAAGCAAGACTACGTCATCCAGCCACAA TGTTACAAGCAGGGTGAGCTTTATAGCGGCCCCAGCTTCAAGCTTTTTCTCCCGGGATTCCTCACGTGCACTATTTAACATGAGTTCATCTCAGACATATCACCGAAGGGGTTCAAGGTTGATAGTTAGAGCAGAAACA GATTACTATTCCGTCCTTGGCGTGTCAAGAAATGCTAGTAAATCTGAAATTAAGAGTG CTTATCGGAAGCTTGCCCGGAATTATCATCCAGATGTGAACAA AGATCCTGGTGCAGAACAGAAATTTAAGGACATTAGCAATGCATATGAG GTCTTATCAGATGATGAGAAACGATCGATATATGATCAATATGGAGAGGCCGGGCTTAAAGGTTCAGGAATGGGCATGGGG GATTTCAGCAGTCCTTTTGATATATTTGAAACGCTTTTTGAGGGCATGGGTGGCATGGGTGGCATGGGTTCAAGAGGTGCTTGGAATGGAGCAATTGACGGTGAAGATGAATATTACAGTCTCGTTTTGAACTTCAAAGAAGCAGTTTTTGGAGTAGAAAAGGAGATAGAGATTAGGCGGTTAGATAGCTGTGGAACTTGCAATGGTTCAGGGGCTAAACCGGGGACCAAGTCATCCAGATGTAGCACTTGTGGCGGTCAAGGTCGTGTTGTCTCATCAACCAGGACCCCTCTAGGCATCTTTCAGCAGTCTATGACCTGCTCTTCCTGCAATGGAACCGGAGAAACATCAACACCATGCAGCACATGTTCTGGGGATGGTCGTGTGAGGAAAACAAAACGGATAAGTCTGAAGGTTCCCCCTGGTGTGGATTCTGGTAGCCGTTTAAGAGTCCGGAATGAAGGCAATGCTGGAAGACGTGGCGGTGCACCTGGTGACCTCTTTGTAGTTATCGAAGTTATCCCAGATCCTGTCCTCAAACGAGATGACACCAACATTCTGTACACCTCCAAGGTGTCTTATATTGATGCTATCTtgggaactacaatcaaggttcCTACTGTAGATGGCATGGTGGATTTAAAAGTCCCGGCTGGGACTCAACCCGGCACGACGCTCGTTATGGCTCGGAAAGGTGTTCCGCTGCTGAATAAGAGTAACATGAGAGGTGATCAATTGGTTCGCGTGCAAGTCGAAATCCCCAAGAGACTGAGCAGTGATGAGAGAAAACTTATTGAGGAACTTGCTGATTTGAGCAAAGGAAAGAGTAAAGCTGCTGCTAGTGGTACTAGGAGATAA